One region of Armigeres subalbatus isolate Guangzhou_Male chromosome 3, GZ_Asu_2, whole genome shotgun sequence genomic DNA includes:
- the LOC134223970 gene encoding small ribosomal subunit protein uS9: protein MVKTRKEPVNAVQVFGRKKTATAVAYCKRGKGLLRVNGRPLDQIEPKVLQYKLQEPLLLLGKEKFAGVDIRIRVSGGGHVAQIYAIRQAISKALVSFYQKYVDEASRKELKDILTQYDRTLLVADPRRCEPKKFGGPGARARYQKSYR from the exons ATGGTGAAG ACACGTAAAGAACCCGTTAATGCTGTGCAAGTCTTCGGACGCAAG AAAACTGCCACCGCCGTTGCATACTGCAAACGCGGAAAGGGTCTGCTGCGAGTAAATGGCCGCCCTCTGGACCAAATCGAACCCAAGGTTCTGCAGTATAAGCTACAGGAGCCGCTGTTGCTGCTCGGCAAAGAAAAGTTCGCCGGCGTCGACATCCGGATCCGGGTCTCCGGTGGTGGTCACGTAGCTCAGATCTATGCCATCCGCCAGGCCATCTCCAAGGCCCTGGTTTCCTTCTACCAGAAGTATGTGGATGAAGCCTCCCGCAAGGAGCTGAAGGACATCCTGACCCAGTACGACCGTACCCTGCTGGTTGCCGATCCTCGTCGGTGCGAACCGAAGAAGTTCGGAGGTCCAGGTGCCCGCGCTCGCTACCAAAAGTCGTACCGTTAA
- the LOC134223971 gene encoding proteasome subunit beta type-7 — MTTDIARNPEAPGFSFENCRRNAQLVKQGFVPPKMIKTGTTIVGIIYKDGVILGADTRATEGPIVADKNCEKIHYLAKNMYCCGAGTAADTEMTTQMISSNLELHRLNTGRTVPVVAANTMLKQFLFRYQGYVSAALVLGGVDSTGSYIYCIYPHGSTDKLPYATMGSGSLAAMSVFESRWKPDMEEEEGKKLVRDAIAAGVFNDLGSGSNIDLCVIKKDGAQYLRTFEEANKKGTRTLNYDFQPGTTGVLQSKSFKIDITEECVRTLIPEGGVESMDTA; from the exons ATGACCACGGATATTGCCCGTAATCCGGAAGCCCCCGGTTTCAGTTTCGAAAACTGCCGCAG AAATGCCCAATTGGTGAAGCAGGGATTTGTTCCACCCAAGATGATCAAGACCGGAACAACCATCGTGGGAATAATTTACAAGGATGGTGTGATTTTGGGTGCTGATACCAGGGCTACGGAGGGGCCAATTGTGGCGGATAAGAATTGCGAAAAGATCCATTACTTGGCCAAGAACATGTATTGCTGTGGAGCGGGAACGGCCGCTGATACGGAAATGACCACGCAAATGATTTCTTCCAACTTGGAACTGCATCGATTGAATACTGGCAGGACGGTTCCCGTTGTCGCGGCCAACACTATGCTGAAGCAGTTTTTATTCCGCTATCAAGGGTATGTTAGCGCTGCGCTAGTTTTGGGAGGCGTAGACAGTACCGGATCCTACATCTATTGCATCTATCCGCACGGATCTACAGATAAGCTGCCGTACGCTACGATGGGCTCCGGTAGTTTGGCCGCCATGTCGGTGTTCGAATCGCGCTGGAAACCCGATATGGAAGAGGAGGAAGGCAAGAAGCTAGTCCGCGATGCGATTGCGGCCGGTGTATTCAACGATTTGGGTTCCGGGTCGAACATTGACCTGTGCGTGATCAAGAAGGACGGAGCGCAGTATCTGCGAACATTCGAGGAAGCGAACAAGAAGGGCACTCGTACGTTGAACTATGACTTCCAGCCCGGAACGACGGGAGTTCTGCAGAGTAAGAGTTTCAAGATCGATATAACCGAGGAGTGTGTGCGTACGCTGATTCCGGAGGGTGGAGTCGAGAGTATGGATACGGCTTAA